The Lactobacillus sp. ESL0680 genome has a segment encoding these proteins:
- a CDS encoding ABC transporter permease: MNTFGDLLISATSQGLLWSLMAIGVYLTFRVLDLADMTAEGSFPLGGAITTMCLIQGVNPIIATIAAFGGGMVAGLITGILNTKLKIPDLLAGIVTMTGLYSITSRVMKNAANVSLLGKDTIFTIAQNWGLSRTNAVIVMGAIIALLVIIILIAFFRTEIGLAMRATGDNPEMSAANGIKTQSMKICGYMISNGCIALSGALLAQNNGFADLNSGVGTLVVGLASIIIAEVLVHNLGIAARLLTLVLGAIIYRIILALVFQMNVQPSDAKLASALVLIICLALPNFHLHKRGTKNVSRTKN; this comes from the coding sequence ATGAATACTTTTGGAGATTTACTTATTTCAGCCACGTCCCAAGGTCTGCTCTGGTCACTGATGGCAATTGGTGTTTACTTGACATTCCGAGTTTTAGATCTGGCTGACATGACGGCCGAAGGCAGCTTCCCGCTTGGTGGGGCAATTACTACCATGTGCTTAATTCAGGGCGTTAATCCAATTATCGCCACAATTGCCGCATTTGGCGGCGGCATGGTCGCCGGATTAATCACGGGTATCTTGAACACTAAGTTAAAGATTCCTGACTTACTCGCTGGGATTGTTACCATGACCGGCTTATATTCGATTACTTCTCGCGTAATGAAAAATGCCGCCAATGTCTCCCTATTAGGCAAAGATACAATCTTTACCATTGCCCAAAACTGGGGCCTATCACGCACCAATGCGGTAATTGTAATGGGCGCGATCATTGCTTTATTAGTAATTATTATCTTAATTGCCTTTTTTAGAACTGAGATTGGCTTAGCTATGCGGGCAACTGGTGACAATCCAGAAATGAGTGCAGCCAATGGTATTAAAACCCAAAGCATGAAAATTTGCGGTTACATGATTTCTAACGGTTGTATCGCCCTCTCCGGTGCCCTGCTCGCGCAAAATAACGGCTTCGCTGACCTTAACTCTGGTGTTGGGACGCTAGTTGTTGGGCTTGCCTCAATTATTATTGCGGAAGTATTGGTTCATAATTTGGGAATTGCCGCACGACTGCTAACACTGGTCTTAGGTGCGATTATTTACCGGATAATTCTGGCATTGGTCTTCCAGATGAACGTTCAACCTTCGGATGCTAAATTAGCTTCAGCTTTGGTCTTAATCATCTGCCTTGCCCTACCCAACTTTCACTTACATAAGAGAGGAACTAAGAATGTCTCACGTACTAAAAATTAA
- a CDS encoding ABC transporter ATP-binding protein, with product MSHVLKIKNLHQTFEQGTVNENRVLRGIDLELNAGDFVTIIGSNGAGKSTLLNSIAGTLPIQEGQIILNGEDITKLSVTKRAKNISRVFQDPKMGTAVRLTVEENLALAMKRGQHRTFRAGVKGQDREFFKKQLAQLDLNLENRLNAEIGLLSGGQRQAITLLMATLKRPDLILLDEHTAALDPQTSITVMQLTEKLINEQELTAFMVTHNMEDAIRYGNRLIMLHQGKIALDLAGEEKKKMTVPKLMDLFQQHVGTELKDDAVLLA from the coding sequence ATGTCTCACGTACTAAAAATTAAAAATCTCCACCAAACTTTTGAACAGGGCACAGTTAATGAAAATCGCGTCTTGCGCGGCATTGACCTCGAATTAAACGCAGGCGACTTTGTCACAATTATCGGTAGTAATGGGGCCGGCAAATCGACTTTGCTCAACAGTATTGCTGGAACCTTGCCAATTCAAGAAGGGCAGATTATCCTAAACGGCGAAGATATTACCAAACTGTCAGTTACCAAAAGAGCCAAAAATATCAGTCGGGTCTTTCAGGACCCCAAAATGGGGACCGCTGTTCGCTTAACTGTTGAAGAAAACCTTGCCCTTGCAATGAAGCGCGGACAGCATCGAACTTTTCGTGCTGGTGTTAAAGGTCAAGACCGTGAATTTTTTAAAAAGCAGCTTGCCCAACTTGACCTAAACTTAGAAAATCGCTTAAATGCCGAAATTGGCCTACTCTCTGGTGGTCAGCGTCAAGCAATTACCTTATTAATGGCCACCCTCAAACGCCCCGACTTAATCCTACTTGACGAACACACTGCTGCTCTTGACCCTCAGACTTCAATCACGGTTATGCAATTAACCGAAAAATTAATCAACGAGCAAGAATTAACTGCCTTCATGGTTACGCACAATATGGAAGATGCAATCCGCTATGGCAACCGGTTAATTATGCTTCATCAGGGTAAAATCGCACTCGACCTTGCGGGTGAAGAAAAGAAAAAGATGACTGTCCCCAAGTTAATGGATCTTTTCCAGCAGCACGTTGGCACTGAATTAAAAGACGATGCGGTTTTACTTGCCTAA
- a CDS encoding VanZ family protein, whose product MKKHFHTAAWLLLLILIAAVGYLCFSPSLPVNLPASNQQISYIMVGQAPVAYVPFQEIGQLGFWLNILMTIPLGIIIAAITKYRWQLKLITITGIAIGCFIEVTQFILDNLSLAARWVDINDVIANGLGFIMGYLLIRAIAKLFSK is encoded by the coding sequence ATGAAAAAGCACTTCCATACAGCCGCTTGGCTGCTATTACTTATCTTGATCGCTGCAGTAGGATACTTATGTTTCTCCCCCAGCCTGCCTGTCAATTTGCCTGCTAGTAATCAGCAAATTTCCTATATTATGGTTGGTCAGGCTCCCGTGGCCTACGTTCCCTTTCAAGAAATTGGTCAACTAGGTTTTTGGCTAAATATCTTAATGACCATTCCGTTAGGGATAATTATTGCAGCAATAACAAAATACCGGTGGCAATTAAAGCTAATCACGATTACCGGTATTGCAATTGGCTGCTTCATTGAAGTAACTCAGTTTATTTTGGATAACCTATCACTTGCAGCCCGCTGGGTTGACATCAATGACGTGATCGCTAATGGCTTAGGCTTCATTATGGGCTACTTGCTAATTAGAGCTATTGCAAAATTGTTTTCTAAATAA
- a CDS encoding flippase, whose product MKVVKNYLYNIIYQIFIVLVPLVTTPYIAQVVGPRGVGISSFTTATMQYFILLGSIGINLYAERQIAFVRDNHELVTQTFYEILFLKIGTSILSFLLFLIFLSCIKQYHIYYWAQSFSLVASALDISWLFMGVENFSVTVIRNFIVKILTVISIFIFVKSPADLVKYILISSVSLLIGNLTMFPSLKKYVGHPNFRSLAILRHLKPALALFIPQVASQIYWVLNKTMLGSLKSVQAAGYFDQSDKIVKMLLGIVTATGTVMLPHVANAFANRNYRKTKEYLYKSFSFVSAISVPMTFGLLVIAHKLIPLFLTVQFTDVIPIMMVESFVVLPIAWSNVLGNQYLLPTNQNRNYTISVILGAVVNVLGNIILIILNGAVGAALATVISEAAITGYQLWVIRRQVHFHELFHEFDKYLFAGLIMYVCVLWLDRVVATSWSMLIVEVMVGFVVYLAVLFVLKASILTVFKELVN is encoded by the coding sequence ATGAAAGTTGTTAAAAACTATTTATATAATATTATTTACCAGATTTTTATTGTACTTGTACCTTTAGTTACTACGCCGTATATTGCGCAAGTTGTTGGGCCTCGAGGTGTAGGAATTAGTTCCTTTACTACTGCGACAATGCAATACTTTATTCTGCTAGGCAGTATTGGCATTAATTTATACGCTGAACGGCAAATCGCTTTTGTTCGTGATAATCATGAATTAGTCACACAAACTTTTTATGAAATTTTATTTTTAAAAATTGGTACAAGTATTTTATCGTTTTTACTATTTCTGATTTTTTTGTCATGCATTAAGCAATATCACATCTATTATTGGGCACAATCATTTTCGCTGGTTGCCTCTGCTCTTGATATTTCATGGCTTTTTATGGGTGTGGAAAATTTTTCTGTAACTGTTATCAGAAACTTTATTGTAAAGATACTAACGGTTATTAGTATCTTTATTTTTGTTAAATCTCCTGCAGATTTGGTCAAATATATCCTGATTTCATCGGTCTCACTATTAATTGGCAACTTGACAATGTTTCCGAGTTTGAAAAAGTACGTTGGTCATCCTAACTTTAGGTCGTTAGCTATTTTGCGCCACCTTAAACCAGCACTAGCTTTATTTATCCCGCAAGTGGCTTCACAGATATACTGGGTATTGAATAAAACTATGCTGGGATCGTTAAAGAGTGTTCAAGCAGCAGGTTATTTTGACCAGTCAGACAAGATTGTAAAAATGTTGTTAGGAATAGTCACAGCAACGGGAACGGTGATGTTGCCGCACGTTGCCAATGCCTTTGCCAATAGAAATTATCGTAAAACAAAAGAATATCTGTATAAAAGTTTTTCGTTTGTTTCTGCAATTTCAGTGCCAATGACCTTTGGATTGTTAGTAATTGCACATAAACTTATTCCGTTATTTTTAACGGTCCAATTTACTGACGTAATTCCAATTATGATGGTTGAATCTTTTGTAGTCTTGCCGATTGCTTGGAGTAACGTGCTTGGTAACCAGTATTTGTTGCCAACTAATCAAAATAGAAATTATACTATTTCGGTTATTTTAGGGGCAGTTGTCAACGTACTGGGTAATATTATTTTAATTATCTTGAATGGTGCAGTTGGTGCTGCACTGGCAACAGTTATTTCGGAAGCGGCAATAACTGGCTATCAACTTTGGGTAATTCGAAGACAAGTGCATTTTCATGAATTATTCCATGAGTTTGACAAGTATTTATTTGCAGGCTTAATTATGTACGTATGTGTTCTGTGGCTTGATCGCGTGGTTGCTACTAGTTGGTCAATGTTAATAGTCGAAGTTATGGTCGGATTTGTTGTTTATTTAGCAGTATTATTTGTTCTAAAAGCTTCAATCTTAACAGTTTTTAAAGAGTTGGTTAATTAG
- a CDS encoding polysaccharide polymerase, with amino-acid sequence MKVTTITKLIIMMSVVVSVMAILSGAGLISNSLSSAIQAVVSMLVMLTILFSNNKFSYSFIFLFLLSLFICLINGAMYMISGTLMITFIYVLHTTVGIDSNKILKWLAIISGVTFGLIVLANLLTGRGANNFEMWRGNGYVFRKSLGFTHPNVAMQLWLAVVLDFCAIKRAKFERVANLAVGILTYIIYTQTQSRTSTYVILLYCLIAFILGNKIYLRVNATVSKLVCLIPIALFVLSLCTLFYQYSPLLNNMLSGRLALYKQFYSMYGIHLLKTPQLESAMFDNGYLQALLAKGMIFTIQLLYILVMMGWKIKKMRIKDILIFTMYVLLGFTETSLQHFELFIPVAILLASSAWQGKDVQVQPELS; translated from the coding sequence TTGAAAGTAACAACTATAACTAAATTAATTATTATGATGTCTGTTGTTGTTTCAGTGATGGCAATTCTAAGTGGGGCAGGACTAATCTCTAATTCACTTTCAAGTGCGATTCAAGCAGTTGTGAGTATGCTGGTAATGCTCACAATTCTATTTTCAAATAATAAATTTAGTTATTCTTTTATTTTTCTATTTTTGTTGTCGCTGTTTATTTGTCTAATAAATGGCGCGATGTATATGATTTCGGGTACATTGATGATTACCTTTATTTATGTACTGCATACGACGGTTGGTATTGATTCCAACAAAATATTGAAGTGGTTGGCAATTATCTCGGGGGTAACATTTGGTCTAATAGTATTAGCTAATTTATTAACCGGTCGGGGTGCAAATAACTTTGAAATGTGGCGCGGCAATGGTTATGTTTTTAGAAAATCTTTGGGCTTTACTCATCCTAACGTAGCGATGCAATTATGGCTGGCAGTGGTGCTGGATTTCTGTGCTATTAAACGAGCAAAATTTGAACGTGTGGCTAATTTGGCTGTTGGTATTCTAACCTACATTATTTATACGCAGACGCAGTCTAGAACTTCAACTTATGTTATTTTGCTTTATTGTCTGATTGCATTTATATTGGGGAATAAAATCTATCTGAGAGTTAATGCAACTGTTTCAAAATTAGTTTGCCTAATACCGATTGCACTCTTTGTGCTTTCTTTGTGTACTTTGTTTTACCAATATTCGCCACTATTGAATAATATGCTGTCAGGCAGGTTAGCCCTGTACAAACAATTTTATTCAATGTATGGTATCCATCTGTTAAAAACCCCGCAGCTGGAATCAGCAATGTTTGATAATGGTTATTTGCAGGCATTACTTGCAAAAGGAATGATATTTACTATCCAACTATTATATATTTTGGTGATGATGGGGTGGAAAATTAAAAAAATGCGGATTAAAGATATACTGATCTTCACCATGTACGTCCTGCTTGGCTTCACTGAAACCTCCCTGCAGCACTTTGAATTGTTTATACCTGTTGCAATATTACTAGCATCTAGTGCGTGGCAGGGTAAAGATGTGCAAGTGCAACCCGAACTAAGTTAA
- a CDS encoding glycosyltransferase yields the protein MIPKVINYCWFGKAPLPPEVQRCISSWQKYCPDYAIVQWDESNFDVNKYDFIREAYEKQKWAFVSDVARLDIIYHHGGIYLDTDVELIKSLNSVLAAEAYFGCEDRLTINTGGGFGAVKGNKLIWANLNEYQKLHFINHDGTFNQMICTDITTHLLAKRGFKFNGTKQKIDNVVIYPSSYFCPVNFWQGKLAIKPNTISIHHYAASWKDEKNRNGKVLVMKKYLKHYIDFLLGYGTYNKIKRLIK from the coding sequence ATGATACCCAAAGTTATTAATTATTGCTGGTTTGGCAAGGCACCTCTGCCACCCGAAGTTCAGCGTTGCATAAGTTCCTGGCAAAAATATTGCCCAGATTATGCGATTGTGCAGTGGGATGAAAGTAATTTTGATGTTAATAAGTACGATTTTATAAGGGAAGCCTATGAAAAACAAAAATGGGCTTTTGTCTCAGATGTCGCAAGGTTAGACATAATCTATCATCATGGTGGCATCTATTTGGATACTGATGTTGAGCTAATTAAGAGTTTGAATTCGGTTCTGGCTGCGGAAGCTTATTTTGGCTGTGAAGATCGGCTGACAATTAATACTGGTGGAGGTTTTGGCGCCGTCAAGGGTAATAAACTTATCTGGGCTAATCTTAATGAGTATCAAAAGCTGCATTTTATTAATCATGACGGCACGTTTAACCAAATGATTTGTACGGATATAACAACACACTTGCTAGCAAAAAGAGGATTTAAATTTAATGGGACTAAGCAAAAGATTGATAATGTAGTTATCTATCCAAGTTCGTATTTTTGTCCTGTAAATTTTTGGCAGGGAAAATTAGCGATTAAGCCGAATACAATTTCGATCCACCATTATGCTGCTTCTTGGAAAGATGAAAAGAATAGGAATGGTAAGGTGCTAGTGATGAAGAAGTATCTGAAGCATTATATTGATTTTCTATTGGGTTATGGTACGTATAACAAAATTAAACGGTTAATCAAGTGA
- a CDS encoding glycosyltransferase, with protein MIFVTVGTHEQSFNRLIKKVDQLKAQNKITDEVFIQIGYSTYLPQNCRYEKFISPAKMQALINQASVIITHGGPSSFIEVISQGKTPIVVPRQEKFNEHVNNHQLIFCTDLQKRGFPIKVITNIEDLAEAIRAEKDNKQPKFHSNNQKFNQNLETLVRQLF; from the coding sequence ATGATTTTTGTAACTGTCGGGACGCACGAGCAATCATTTAATCGTTTAATCAAGAAGGTCGACCAATTAAAGGCCCAGAATAAAATTACGGATGAAGTATTTATCCAGATTGGCTATAGTACTTATTTGCCCCAAAATTGCCGGTATGAAAAATTCATTTCACCAGCCAAAATGCAGGCGCTAATTAACCAGGCTTCGGTAATTATTACTCATGGCGGTCCATCGTCTTTTATTGAAGTCATTAGTCAGGGGAAGACGCCAATTGTGGTTCCGCGTCAGGAAAAATTCAACGAGCATGTTAATAATCATCAATTAATCTTTTGCACTGACTTACAAAAGCGTGGTTTTCCCATTAAAGTTATTACTAATATTGAAGATTTGGCTGAAGCAATTCGTGCCGAAAAAGATAATAAGCAACCTAAGTTTCATAGTAATAATCAAAAGTTCAATCAGAATTTGGAAACTTTGGTGAGGCAATTATTTTGA
- the pssD gene encoding PssD/Cps14F family polysaccharide biosynthesis glycosyltransferase, protein MKVCLVGSSGGHLTHLYLLEKFWRDKDRFWVTFPKKDAVNLLAKEKMYSCYFPTNRNLKNLIRNTFLAIKILKKERPNLIISSGAAVAVPFFYVGKLLGMKTVYIEVFDRINKPTLTGRLVYPVTDLFIVQWEEMKQVYPKAKNLGSIF, encoded by the coding sequence ATGAAAGTTTGTTTGGTTGGCTCTAGTGGTGGGCACTTAACTCATTTATATCTGCTTGAAAAATTTTGGCGGGATAAGGATCGCTTTTGGGTGACTTTTCCCAAAAAAGATGCAGTAAATTTATTGGCTAAAGAAAAAATGTATTCGTGCTATTTTCCAACTAATCGGAATTTGAAAAATTTAATTAGGAATACTTTTTTGGCAATTAAAATTCTTAAAAAAGAACGACCAAATTTGATAATTTCTTCTGGTGCGGCGGTTGCTGTTCCGTTCTTTTATGTTGGCAAGCTATTGGGAATGAAGACTGTTTATATTGAAGTATTTGACAGAATAAACAAACCGACATTAACGGGAAGACTTGTGTATCCTGTCACTGACTTGTTTATTGTTCAGTGGGAAGAAATGAAGCAGGTCTATCCTAAGGCAAAAAATTTAGGAAGTATTTTTTGA
- a CDS encoding sugar transferase yields MELKNKILLDQNMINGRNMYRFLKRRFDIALSLLALIILSPLFLVIAVAIKLDKSSPGPIFYSQIRIGKNGRKFRMYKFRSMVVDADAQFNGLLHKNEVAGAMFKMKNDPRVTKVGRIIRKHSLDELPQLWNVLKGDMTLVGPRPPLERELTEYTNFDMQRLVVKPGCTGLWQVTERNAVSFYEMVKIDIIYINKANLWLDMQILLKTVVVVCFPNTTY; encoded by the coding sequence ATGGAACTTAAAAATAAAATTTTGCTAGATCAAAATATGATTAATGGACGGAATATGTATCGTTTTTTAAAAAGACGTTTTGATATTGCGTTAAGTCTGTTGGCGCTAATAATTTTAAGTCCACTTTTTCTAGTAATTGCTGTTGCGATTAAATTAGATAAGAGTTCACCTGGGCCAATTTTTTATTCTCAAATTCGAATTGGCAAAAACGGCCGTAAATTTAGAATGTATAAATTTAGGTCAATGGTGGTCGATGCGGATGCACAATTTAATGGCTTGCTTCATAAAAATGAAGTTGCTGGGGCAATGTTTAAAATGAAGAATGATCCGCGCGTGACTAAAGTGGGGAGAATAATTAGGAAGCATAGTTTAGATGAATTGCCACAGCTCTGGAATGTATTAAAAGGGGACATGACGCTAGTTGGACCCAGGCCGCCATTAGAGCGTGAACTAACTGAGTATACAAATTTTGACATGCAAAGACTGGTAGTTAAGCCAGGCTGTACAGGCTTGTGGCAAGTGACAGAAAGAAATGCGGTTAGTTTTTATGAAATGGTCAAAATAGATATTATCTACATCAATAAAGCTAATCTTTGGTTAGATATGCAAATTTTGCTAAAAACTGTCGTTGTTGTTTGCTTTCCTAATACAACCTATTAG
- a CDS encoding CpsD/CapB family tyrosine-protein kinase, translating into MKMFHRKKSKKSTTSSKKGIKLITDTDSKNIVSEQFRTILTNINFSAVNHELKTILITSSQANEGKSTVSANLAVAWAKQGRKVLFIDADLRQPTIQSTFGLHDSRHGLSTILSSDASFDLVVHQSPINNLAIITSGPIPPNPAALLGSRRMEKLLAYFRNYYDLLVLDVPPVLTVTDTRVISPKVDGVVLVVRQGLAQKVAVKKSVELLQKAKANLLGYVLNDVVPKNRS; encoded by the coding sequence ATGAAGATGTTTCATCGCAAAAAAAGCAAAAAATCTACTACAAGTAGCAAAAAAGGAATCAAGCTAATTACTGACACTGATTCGAAAAATATTGTTTCTGAACAATTTCGAACAATTCTAACAAATATAAATTTTTCGGCGGTTAATCATGAATTGAAAACAATTCTAATTACTTCTTCGCAAGCTAATGAAGGGAAGTCGACTGTTTCCGCGAATTTAGCAGTTGCTTGGGCCAAGCAAGGGCGAAAAGTTTTATTTATTGATGCGGATTTGCGTCAGCCAACAATTCAAAGCACATTTGGCTTACACGATAGCCGCCACGGCTTGTCAACAATTTTATCAAGTGATGCAAGTTTTGATTTGGTAGTACATCAGAGTCCAATTAATAATTTAGCAATAATTACTAGTGGCCCTATCCCACCTAATCCAGCGGCACTTTTAGGATCAAGACGAATGGAAAAATTGCTTGCTTATTTTAGAAATTATTATGACTTGCTGGTTTTGGATGTTCCGCCAGTACTCACAGTAACTGATACTCGAGTTATTTCTCCAAAAGTAGACGGTGTTGTGTTGGTTGTTCGTCAAGGTCTAGCGCAAAAGGTTGCTGTTAAGAAGTCTGTGGAACTTTTGCAAAAGGCAAAAGCTAATTTATTAGGCTATGTACTAAATGATGTAGTACCAAAAAACAGGTCATAA
- a CDS encoding Wzz/FepE/Etk N-terminal domain-containing protein: MEDYLNFYQILGIIRKHIIFIITSFVVCLVAAIGIGKFVIAPQYTATTQILVNQKKVGSDLNGIYQGQQADVQMINTYKDIITNQVVLKAASQNLANPSDTIKPYYVSVKQLRKDISITSNQNSQIFALNVKSHDPDEAATIANEIASVFKSKISKIMSIDNVMIVSKALPVKQKTFPKTSVMLLIGAGVGLLIGLSYAFIREITDTAVKGDEFLTTELGLPNLGHIFRIQPTQNYKRHR, from the coding sequence ATGGAAGACTATTTGAATTTTTATCAAATACTTGGAATAATTCGCAAACATATAATTTTTATTATAACTAGTTTTGTAGTTTGTCTGGTCGCCGCAATAGGCATAGGAAAATTTGTCATCGCGCCGCAATATACGGCAACTACACAAATATTGGTCAACCAAAAGAAAGTTGGCTCTGACCTTAATGGTATTTATCAGGGCCAGCAAGCTGATGTGCAAATGATTAATACGTATAAAGATATTATTACTAATCAAGTGGTCTTAAAAGCTGCTAGTCAAAATTTAGCTAATCCAAGTGATACCATAAAGCCCTATTATGTCAGTGTTAAGCAGCTTCGAAAAGATATTTCAATTACCAGTAATCAAAATTCACAGATCTTTGCTTTAAACGTAAAAAGTCATGATCCAGATGAAGCAGCGACGATTGCTAACGAGATTGCCAGTGTGTTTAAAAGTAAAATCAGTAAAATAATGAGCATTGACAACGTGATGATTGTTTCTAAAGCCTTACCGGTAAAGCAAAAAACATTTCCCAAAACCTCAGTAATGTTATTAATTGGTGCGGGTGTTGGATTGTTAATCGGTTTGAGTTATGCCTTTATTAGAGAAATAACCGATACGGCTGTTAAGGGTGACGAGTTTTTGACGACTGAACTTGGGTTGCCAAATTTGGGTCATATTTTTAGAATCCAGCCAACCCAGAATTACAAGCGGCATCGTTGA
- a CDS encoding ArgE/DapE family deacylase, producing MEDKKALKILSDLISIESANDHETEVADYLANLFKDYPVKITWVTYAEDRDNLVIDMGMQGPLLGFSGHEDVVSAGSLDNWQTPPFTATIKDGNLYGRGASDMKSGLAAMVVAMLDLLESGQELPGRIRLLASVGEETGEYGAAQLTKEGYADDLDGLIIGEASNCDIVVTHKGVIDYYVTSKGVTVHSSTPEKGKNAIMPLVAFAQKAQAKMDSHDQVDPVLGPLTHVISQIQGGSQINSVPDSAWLSGNIRTTPLYPNDQIYKELEEIVAELNQQGAELTIRYSFPEVPLPNQKHTKLAKLTQAVIKETMNYGGDFVADTGATDASEYIRAAGDFPIVIMGPAPGDVAHEPNEYTPVSNYLAGCKLYQDLAWKFWQEYAK from the coding sequence ATGGAAGACAAAAAAGCACTTAAGATATTATCTGACTTAATCAGTATTGAATCGGCTAACGATCACGAAACGGAAGTGGCTGATTACCTGGCTAATTTGTTCAAAGATTATCCAGTAAAGATCACGTGGGTTACTTATGCCGAAGATCGTGATAATTTGGTCATTGATATGGGGATGCAGGGACCGTTATTAGGCTTTTCTGGACATGAAGATGTGGTTTCTGCAGGTAGTTTAGATAATTGGCAAACGCCACCATTTACCGCAACTATTAAAGACGGCAACTTGTATGGCCGCGGTGCTAGTGACATGAAGTCAGGATTAGCCGCAATGGTCGTCGCGATGCTTGATTTATTAGAAAGCGGTCAAGAGTTGCCGGGACGCATTCGCTTATTAGCCTCAGTTGGTGAGGAAACAGGCGAATATGGTGCAGCCCAACTAACTAAAGAAGGTTACGCCGACGATCTCGATGGGTTAATTATCGGCGAAGCATCTAACTGTGACATTGTAGTGACGCACAAGGGTGTTATTGATTATTATGTGACTTCCAAAGGTGTAACAGTCCATTCGTCAACACCGGAAAAGGGTAAAAATGCCATTATGCCGCTGGTTGCTTTTGCTCAAAAGGCACAAGCTAAGATGGATAGTCACGACCAAGTAGACCCAGTCTTAGGACCATTGACTCATGTGATTAGTCAAATTCAGGGCGGCAGTCAAATTAATTCGGTTCCAGATAGTGCTTGGCTTTCAGGTAATATTAGAACAACGCCGCTTTATCCGAATGACCAAATTTACAAGGAACTTGAAGAAATTGTGGCTGAGTTGAACCAGCAGGGAGCAGAGCTGACAATTCGTTATAGTTTTCCAGAAGTACCGCTGCCTAACCAGAAGCACACCAAGCTTGCCAAGTTAACGCAAGCTGTCATTAAGGAAACGATGAATTATGGTGGTGATTTTGTCGCCGATACAGGTGCGACCGATGCTTCGGAATATATCCGGGCTGCTGGCGACTTCCCAATTGTAATTATGGGACCGGCACCGGGGGATGTTGCCCACGAACCTAATGAATACACACCAGTAAGTAATTATTTAGCTGGCTGCAAGCTTTACCAAGATTTGGCTTGGAAGTTCTGGCAGGAATATGCAAAATAA
- a CDS encoding amino acid ABC transporter ATP-binding protein, with the protein MSNEQPLIKVEHLKKTFGNNEVLKDINAEVKDGQVICLIGPSGAGKSTFLRCLNLLDQPTSGKVIFEDKELTALSEDELNTLREKMGMVFQQFNLFPHMSVLENLKLAPMKVKHVTDEAATTKAKELLAQVGLADKADAFPSSLSGGQQQRVAIARALAMDPEMMLFDEPTSALDPEMVGEVLKVMQDLAQKGMTMVVVTHEMGFAKNVANQVWFMADGYIQEKATPSEFFAHPKTERAQDFLAKVLEA; encoded by the coding sequence ATGAGTAACGAACAACCACTGATTAAAGTTGAGCATTTAAAAAAGACTTTTGGCAATAACGAAGTTTTAAAAGATATTAACGCTGAAGTTAAAGATGGTCAGGTTATCTGTTTGATTGGACCATCAGGTGCTGGTAAAAGTACCTTCTTGCGGTGTTTGAATTTACTGGACCAACCAACTTCTGGGAAGGTAATTTTTGAAGATAAGGAATTAACTGCCTTAAGTGAAGATGAACTGAATACTTTGCGGGAAAAGATGGGCATGGTGTTCCAGCAATTTAACCTCTTCCCGCATATGAGTGTTTTGGAAAATTTAAAATTGGCACCGATGAAGGTCAAGCATGTGACTGATGAAGCGGCAACTACTAAGGCAAAGGAATTACTTGCACAAGTTGGACTGGCTGATAAGGCTGATGCGTTTCCTAGTAGCCTATCGGGAGGTCAGCAGCAACGGGTCGCGATTGCGCGGGCACTGGCAATGGATCCAGAAATGATGCTGTTTGATGAGCCAACCTCGGCACTTGATCCAGAAATGGTTGGCGAAGTACTGAAGGTTATGCAGGATTTGGCTCAAAAAGGGATGACGATGGTTGTTGTTACCCACGAAATGGGCTTTGCCAAGAATGTCGCCAACCAGGTTTGGTTTATGGCGGATGGTTATATTCAGGAGAAGGCAACACCAAGTGAGTTCTTTGCTCACCCAAAGACCGAACGGGCACAGGACTTTTTGGCTAAAGTGTTGGAAGCATAG